tattataaactattcaaattcgattttcagagtaggatagaacttctaacctcaacttccgaagtcaacgacaacaagcattgttgacgttgacattcagattggccaaatttcaattgTGCTAAGacacagctgatcaaaaaacttttcattatttgtgtttattaatcaagaatcaaaacatttataacaatatcatcttattgtcatttggaaggataaaaagtataaactcaacctcttacataattgaacataatcttttaggttatgtagacaaatcagaataaaaaataaaaatacttggacaatttcctgatattcagattacctcagatttgctagagctatgaccttcctgttttgctttcggaagtgcctaataaacaattactcTCAtattctgtgtggcgaaaaataacgttctcaccatgggcaaaaatgtttttccggttCTCAGTCTTTTttagtcctcggcctatggcctcggacttgaaaaccgatttcgagccggaaaagccTTATTTTCGGCCCtgggtgcgaaatatactattacacccgagccgtaggcgagggaggaatggtttcttgagtgcagcagaggaactttgcgcacgtatttcacattttatttttcctacagttaccattgaatatgaaaagtgggtaattatggataaaatgatggctgaaatccatcaaatgtttgtgtgtgtgatgctgttattaataacaaccttaattcattaaaaattaataatccaattgaagttgaaaattctcagccaaagttctcattttattcattcaagaatcagaaaaaatacagataaaacaaaaaaattgcattcaattccAACAGCTGGTTgggatggctgaaccgacaagcgtgCGACCTAGcaggaagaatcgtacctaacttcgtttcatccagctaaaaacagtattcagatatttagacaTGGTTAACTTACtaaaattaccgaaaaatactataagtaaactaaaaaatatccataaaataacatagacaacagaaaatattttattgtagtatattctaatgttattttattaattttattgacatggatttcgaatggtaattatttaacctgaaaattcgaatttcataatgtgtgtttgctacatttctcattgcttatagttgaaataattattactgtcaatagaaaataaacattatttattattaaatgatgagaagttattatttaattatgatttagataaacattattcttgttttggatttctagattgggatcttatcataaatgtagggtagccattgaaatgattcttatctaaatctaaccacagtcattgttaccaacataatttctgtttttgtgcactaatcctccatataacccaccaactattttgtgttgccatgttgaaaatctggagtgcagaaaaatttttcccgcactagagcggaaaagtgattctttgcgttctgtaatcagtgcagcaatggccacttttcaaggtaactgtaggaaaaatatattttcttgattaatttgacattaaattgattattttatcaaggaaatgataattattattagatcaaatttaatgggatgaattgagtaacagctgtgtacaatcagtggcaaaatggagagacttggcatcgtttttctcctatctttcttcactgcattataacgtggacctcactatagccaactatggttttccatGTAGGctggtagagggtataaaagtaaggaatgaagggtgaGAGGAGCGGAAAAGGGAATAAGgtaggaaaaagagagaaaaaatatgagcAAAAATTTTAAGCGAGTTCACTTTCAACAAAAATGTATCCAAAAGAAATGgccttgcaaacagtagttAGAGCGGAAATCTCAAGATTCATACGTCGATATGGAAGAAAAAGGTACTCTAGGTCCAGGTTTTTAATTCTAGTTTAGTTTTTCTACTAATCTTAAGAGTCTATGAGGAAGTGGTCCTCAGAGATTGAATTCTTTCTGTCAATCCTCTTAAACTTAGAATGGATAATTTTTCCAATGCTCTTTACCTTAACAATCATAGTGTTGAAATTATGAAGCTATctgaataattatgattttccTCCAGCCAAGTTTCCTGgagtaaaaataacaataatctaGCTCAAAGAACATTCATACCATGGATCATTACTAATTCAGgcatttatgaaaaatttctattttgagtaaatctttgTAGGCAATTCcattattgaaattctttattcgtTACTTATTATTAGTGGgacttttatttttataatattatatacactACAATTTACAAAGGGTTTTCTTTGAGTAAGCGCAATACAGCCTATACTAGTAGTACTAAACTCAACTTTTCCCTCTTCCTAGTCACAATTCAATCTAGCCTATTTGATTTTGAATCAACTTgtcattttcaaaattgttggTCTATAGTCTACTTTTTTACACCCATTTTCGTGTTCaagaataatcaaaattaattccACTTCTCCTATATCTACTCATATTATGTAAGAAAAATTAAGATTAGTAAtgtattttgagaatgaaattgtaGAAACCCgcatttaaattatttgaatagatgACTACCtctttatcaaattaatttgatgaatttaaaatttatgaatttgcTTTTTAGTGATGTTTGTATTTGATACTTTGCAGCCTCCTAGCGTAAAGTGTTCAACGAAACTGTGGCACCCGAACATAAGTGAAGAAGGAGACATCTGCCTGAGTCTACTGCGCCAGAACTCGATCGATGGCCTAGGGTGGGCGCCGACGCGCCGTCTCAAAGACCTCATCTGGGGATTGAACTCACTTTTCACGGTAACTGATAACATGCaacaatcattatttattataatgaattgtgttattttctaatatttttacaACAGTACTCGTGATTTTGTTGCTTGTCAAACGCTTTTCGTGGCACTGACATCTTCAACGTACAAGAAGTAGCTAGAGGATGTACTCGCTCTGTTTCAGCTCTTCTGTTTCTAGCTACTCCTTGTACGCTGAAGATGTGGCTCAGTATCACGAAACGCGTCCGACAAGCAACAAAATCGTGAGTACTGTTGTAAAACTGTAAGATAACacaatctatttcaatttcaattcatttattgccaatttagaatattcaagacatattacaaactctttataatatgacatatcattaaaaaatataaataaataaacataattattcatacatatacttaaataaaaataaaatgaaaaatctaggcatcatcagcaaaaagaaatataattaatatcaaCATTTCAAGTAGGATGAAGACAAAAGTAGAGATTTACTGTCTACCGCTCGTAACTTGGTCTCTGGAAGGAATGCAGTCGATCTAGTTTTAGGCGTGACATATGGCACTGGAGAGCCAGGTAGCGAGTACACAAACACTGTGGTCTATTTGACTTCgccaaatgtaattgagcaatTTCCATCCCaccaaatttgtaatttaaccAGCGATCTATAAGTAAATTTACATCCTAACGTTCTTAGTCGttacataaaataatagagtGTTAGATTAAAGTTCAACTTTTAACTTTTTCGatgaaactaaaaaaatcattgtttttttctgaataTCACTTCGCTTAGACTTATTATAAGTTTCCCCAGTCTGTGACATTGTAAAAATGCTAGTTCTACGGAGGCTATTCCACAAAATCACtataactattttaaaactaatttaataaatcgctataactattttaaaatggCTACTAtcttaatgaaaaaataacacaCCATTTCTACGTTTACTCCGGTCAGCTGCGGAAACAAAACTGAAAGCTGAATGGTGAATAGCTTTATTAGTGAGCACGGTTTGTAGTCACACTACCGAGTCGTCAACAACATGGCGCCACTCGTTCATTTCCCCCCTACGCCTCAGACCTCAGAAGTCAAGTTACGAGCGGTGGACAGTAATCATTATTTCATGACTTTAACACTACCATGATGTAGTCATATGTCATGAAATAGTGTGTTAATACAGCGAAGTTGGAATGGATCGAGTATCATGGACACTTACCATCGTCCGAGTCACCTGATCAGTTGTGATGTGGGTGGTTTAAGAAAGCAAGGATCGTCGGGTGAGATCCAGACTCTTGGAGAGTTCTTCGGGTTAATTGCTGGCCGGCTCAGGTGTTGACTAGTCTTGGCCCCTGTGGGCCCTTTTTGTACTGGCTATTCTGGCCGGTGATGAGATAGCCCTATCTTGGAAATTTCCGCTTCTGGGAAATTAATCAGCTGACATGCAgatcattttttggtttctcgcatataactcgaaaactaagCATATCACGGAGAAGACTATTCTATActaaattaaagcttacataattttctacaatatcGATTTCactactttttatttatcttgaaggAAATGGGggtgaaatttttcatttttttagcAGTTGATCATTTGACAAATAAAGTTGAAGGGAATGTCTGGAAgctggaacacaatttttgatttTGCAGCTCAATCGAGACTAGTTGGGAGGTGAACATGACAAAAGTCACCCAACTCATCGTCTATAGTTTTCGAGGTATCCGCTCTTGATGGTGTGACatgtttgataaaaacaattttgcctcccatgattttttgcaatttttgctcttatagATTTTAGGAAAATCGATGGAAAAAtacatgctgattatgagcttgtATAGCATCAAactatcttcaattttatgtacgattttatttatttccctacgattgttgcagcagctttagtgttgagtgtgaaatctccagttctaaatagatcaattgacaaaggaatttggagggaatgtttcgaacacaatttttgacattgcagctttgttgggactagTTAGGTGGTGAACATATCAATAGTgtccatccctaccccttgtgcaaAAGGTATGAGGttggtttaaaagttgaattttttcgttttttttGCTTGCACTCTtctatcttggaaacaatgcgtTCAATCGACATGACTAACCATTTAAAAATTAAGCTTGATAAATTTAGCCTACTTCAATTGTTGATCAATGAACTTTTGTGATATTTCCACAGTTTCCAAGATATTCGCTaatgaaaatgtaaaattttcaaataagaggcttttatccaattttttgctctttcagagCTTActactctccaacaatgcatcgtaaaagtGAATGCTTatcgtagatttgtagagaaATAAACTCTCTttgattttatatattatttcactatttcatgttttcctctcattgttatagcagttttaatgtgggaggtgaattttcaataattttgcaaCTAGTGtcaatttagaaattaattgaacaataattcaactttatagaatgaatgaattaattattaattcataatttagaatctattgaacaataatttcgaaataataacattaatcTAGCATCAATAACATGTATCAtcgaattttgatgaattactataaatatttttataaattttgttcattttttc
The genomic region above belongs to Nilaparvata lugens isolate BPH chromosome 5, ASM1435652v1, whole genome shotgun sequence and contains:
- the LOC111047739 gene encoding NEDD8-conjugating enzyme UBE2F-like encodes the protein MEQMLPNTCKVKFDDPHCLHEFSLIVAPDEGYWQGGKFVFRVSVSEEYNMAPPSVKCSTKLWHPNISEEGDICLSLLRQNSIDGLGWAPTRRLKDLIWGLNSLFTVTDNMQQSLFIIMNCVIF